Proteins found in one Orcinus orca chromosome 11, mOrcOrc1.1, whole genome shotgun sequence genomic segment:
- the KCNA6 gene encoding potassium voltage-gated channel subfamily A member 6 → MRSEKSLTLAAPGEARGPEGEQQDAGDFPEAGGGGGGCCSSERLVINISGLRFETQLRTLSLFPDTLLGDPGRRVRFFDPLRNEYFFDRNRPSFDAILYYYQSGGRLRRPVNVPLDIFLEEIRFYQLGDEALAAFREDEGCLPEGGVDEKPLPSQPFQRQVWLLFEYPESSGPARGIAIVSVLVILISIVIFCLETLPQFRADGRGGSNGGGVSPVSRGSQEEEEDEDDSYTFHPGITAGGMVAGGSSPLSTLGGSFFTDPFFLVETLCIVWFTFELLVRFSACPSKPAFFRNIMNIIDLVAIFPYFITLGTELVQQQGQQSASGGGGQNGQQAMSLAILRVIRLVRVFRIFKLSRHSKGLQILGKTLQASMRELGLLIFFLFIGVILFSSAVYFAEADDDDSLFPSIPDAFWWAVVTMTTVGYGDMYPMTVGGKIVGSLCAIAGVLTIALPVPVIVSNFNYFYHRETEQEEQGQYTHVTCGQPAPDLKAADNGLGKAEFSEATRERRPSYFPTPHRAYAEKRMLTEV, encoded by the coding sequence ATGCGATCGGAGAAATCCCTTACGTTGGCGGCGCCGGGGGAGGCCCGTGGGCCGGAGGGGGAGCAACAGGATGCCGGAGACTTCCCGgaggccggcggcggcggcggcggctgctgtAGTAGCGAGCGGCTGGTCATCAACATCTCCGGGCTGCGCTTCGAGACGCAGCTGCGCACCCTGTCGCTGTTCCCCGACACGCTCCTGGGGGACCCCGGCCGCCGTGTCCGCTTCTTCGACCCGCTGAGGAACGAGTACTTCTTCGACCGCAACCGGCCCAGCTTCGACGCCATCCTCTACTACTACCAGTCGGGGGGCCGGCTGCGGAGGCCGGTCAACGTGCCGCTGGACATCTTCCTGGAGGAGATCCGCTTCTACCAGCTCGGGGACGAGGCCCTGGCTGCCTTCCGCGAGGACGAGGGCTGCCTGCCCGAGGGTGGCGTGGACGAGAAGCCACTGCCCTCCCAGCCCTTCCAGCGCCAGGTGTGGCTGCTCTTCGAGTACCCGGAGAGCTCGGGGCCCGCCCGGGGCATCGCCATCGTCTCGGTGCTGGTCATCCTCATCTCCATCGTCATCTTTTGTCTGGAGACGCTGCCGCAGTTCCGCGCAGATGGTCGAGGTGGAAGCAATGGTGGTGGTGTCTCCCCGGTGTCCAGGGGCagccaggaggaagaggaggatgaagaCGATTCCTATACGTTTCATCCTGGCATCACCGCGGGGGGAATGGTGGCAGGGGGCTCATCCCCACTAAGTACCCTTGGGGGCTCCTTCTTCACCGACCCCTTTTTTCTGGTGGAGACGCTGTGCATTGTCTGGTTCACCTTCGAGCTGCTGGTGCGCTTCTCCGCCTGCCCCAGCAAGCCAGCCTTCTTCCGCAACATCATGAACATCATCGACTTGGTGGCCATCTTCCCCTACTTCATCACCCTGGGCACCGAGCTGGTGCAGCAGCAGGGACAGCAGTCCGCCAGTGGAGGCGGCGGCCAGAACGGGCAGCAGGCCATGTCCCTGGCCATCCTCAGAGTGATCCGCCTGGTCCGGGTGTTCCGCATCTTCAAGCTGTCCCGCCACTCCAAGGGGCTGCAGATCCTGGGCAAGACCCTGCAGGCGTCCATGCGGGAGCTGGGTCTGCTCATCTTCTTCCTGTTCATCGGAGTCATCCTCTTCTCCAGCGCCGTCTACTTCGCAGAGGCCGACGATGACGATTCGCTCTTTCCCAGCATCCCGGATGCCTTCTGGTGGGCCGTGGTCACCATGACCACAGTAGGTTACGGGGACATGTACCCCATGACGGTGGGGGGCAAGATCGTGGGCTCACTGTGTGCCATCGCCGGGGTCCTCACCATCGCCCTGCCCGTGCCCGTCATCGTCTCCAACTTCAACTACTTCTACCACCGGGAGACCGAGCAGGAAGAACAAGGCCAGTACACCCACGTCACTTGTGGGCAGCCTGCCCCGGACCTGAAGGCAGCCGACAACGGACTTGGCAAGGCTGAATTCTCGGAGGCCACCCGGGAGCGGAGACCCAGCTACTTTCCCACTCCACATCGGGCATATGCAGAGAAGAGGATGCTCACCGAAGTTTGA